The following proteins come from a genomic window of Ignavibacteriales bacterium:
- a CDS encoding PBP1A family penicillin-binding protein: MNIKQTPIKKKLTKPNKKTLKYYLLGFAVLAVVAIFLFMQYIFEGMPSLQDLESPSTQLASNVWTRDGQLIGSFFNENRVEVSIDSIPSHVVNALIATEDKNFYKHWGVDLQRFIKAIVKNVILFKREGASTITQQLAKNLYKLKVKKESTRGAVIRKIREWITAIQIEKTYTKREILEMYFNTSYFGHGAYGLSVAARVYFNKRVKELSVSDAGVLISLLKSDVRYDPFDKYDNAFRRRNLVMYNMVDEGYLTEAQYEKLKLEPIKLSYKRIEEGILGGLAPHFLEYIRQQMRKLSPKYGFDIYQDGLNIITTLDSRMQKIANNAAKIHLDEFQKQFDKHWSWTKYSSILTEMIDKAAKNSLEYKSASSQEEKRAVYKNLLKDTAFIDSVKHAEKKIEVGFVAMDPKNGEIRAMVGGRDPKFLYGLNHVTQIRRQPGSAFKPIVYSVAIDNGLYPAFPIMNDRFAYNDGSAKIWSPENFDRSTSGFVTLRDALRESLNIVAGRLIIEDHAPLWKIGRFAEKMGIKGKLDLVPSIALGTSVVSPLELTNAFATLANHGVYNEPISILRIEDKDGGLIDNFASNTSEAIPEETAYIVTNMLQTAIDAGTGASARSVYNFRRPAAGKTGTTQEFADAWFVGYTPQLAAGVWVGFDDQRVSFTGNYGQGAMAALPIWAIFMHDVYEQLNLPLEDFTPPASGNVVSANFCKESIFELGNPKLVSPDCRTGVVTDIINIKDMPDKFDAFRDGDYKYIDRFPYKDTSSHEAKEIR, encoded by the coding sequence ATGAACATCAAACAAACACCTATTAAAAAGAAACTCACTAAGCCGAATAAAAAAACATTAAAATATTATTTGTTAGGATTCGCTGTATTAGCGGTAGTTGCAATTTTTTTATTCATGCAATACATTTTTGAAGGAATGCCTTCACTGCAAGATTTGGAAAGTCCCAGTACACAACTCGCAAGCAATGTTTGGACCAGAGACGGTCAATTGATTGGATCATTCTTTAACGAGAACAGGGTTGAAGTTAGTATTGATAGTATTCCATCTCATGTTGTTAACGCATTGATTGCAACCGAAGATAAAAATTTTTACAAGCATTGGGGTGTTGATCTACAAAGGTTTATAAAAGCAATTGTCAAAAATGTGATTCTCTTCAAGCGTGAAGGTGCCAGTACAATAACCCAGCAGTTGGCAAAAAATTTATATAAGCTAAAAGTTAAAAAAGAATCGACACGCGGGGCAGTAATTAGAAAAATAAGAGAATGGATAACCGCGATACAAATTGAGAAGACTTACACAAAAAGAGAAATTTTAGAGATGTATTTTAATACATCATACTTCGGGCACGGAGCTTATGGTCTTAGCGTGGCGGCTCGGGTTTATTTCAATAAACGTGTTAAAGAACTTTCGGTTTCTGATGCTGGAGTATTAATTTCACTTCTCAAATCTGATGTTAGGTATGATCCGTTTGATAAATATGATAACGCGTTCCGGAGAAGAAATCTTGTTATGTATAACATGGTTGATGAAGGATATCTAACTGAAGCACAATACGAGAAACTGAAACTTGAACCGATCAAACTTTCTTATAAAAGAATTGAAGAAGGAATTCTTGGAGGTTTAGCTCCGCATTTTCTTGAGTATATCCGTCAGCAAATGAGAAAACTTTCACCAAAGTATGGATTTGATATTTATCAGGACGGATTAAACATAATAACAACTCTTGATAGCCGCATGCAGAAGATTGCTAATAATGCCGCTAAAATTCATCTGGATGAATTCCAAAAACAATTTGATAAACATTGGAGCTGGACTAAATATTCTTCTATACTCACAGAAATGATTGACAAAGCTGCGAAAAATTCTTTGGAATATAAATCCGCTTCGAGTCAAGAAGAGAAACGCGCGGTGTATAAAAATCTTCTCAAGGATACGGCATTTATTGATTCGGTCAAACATGCTGAGAAAAAAATAGAAGTCGGGTTTGTAGCCATGGATCCAAAGAACGGTGAAATACGAGCCATGGTAGGTGGGCGGGACCCAAAATTTTTATACGGCTTAAATCATGTAACACAAATACGTCGGCAGCCGGGTTCTGCATTTAAACCGATTGTTTATTCGGTTGCAATTGATAATGGCCTATATCCCGCATTTCCAATTATGAATGACCGTTTTGCATATAATGACGGATCAGCAAAAATTTGGAGTCCGGAAAATTTTGACAGATCTACAAGCGGTTTTGTAACACTACGGGATGCGTTAAGAGAATCACTCAATATTGTGGCCGGAAGATTAATTATTGAAGATCACGCTCCTCTATGGAAGATTGGAAGATTTGCAGAGAAAATGGGAATAAAAGGGAAATTAGATTTAGTCCCATCAATTGCACTTGGTACTTCTGTAGTTTCTCCTCTTGAATTAACAAATGCTTTTGCTACACTGGCAAATCATGGAGTTTATAACGAACCGATTTCCATTTTAAGAATTGAAGACAAAGACGGGGGATTGATTGATAACTTTGCCTCAAATACAAGCGAAGCGATTCCGGAAGAAACAGCATACATTGTTACAAACATGCTTCAGACAGCCATTGATGCCGGTACAGGCGCCTCAGCGCGCAGTGTTTATAATTTCCGCAGACCGGCAGCTGGAAAAACCGGTACAACGCAAGAATTTGCCGATGCATGGTTTGTTGGATATACTCCGCAACTTGCGGCTGGCGTTTGGGTTGGTTTTGATGATCAGCGTGTTTCATTCACCGGAAATTACGGACAGGGTGCAATGGCTGCGTTGCCTATCTGGGCAATTTTTATGCACGATGTTTATGAGCAGTTAAATCTTCCGCTTGAAGATTTTACACCTCCGGCAAGCGGAAATGTTGTCTCTGCAAATTTCTGCAAAGAATCTATTTTTGAACTTGGAAATCCAAAATTGGTTTCACCCGACTGTCGCACAGGTGTAGTAACCGATATTATAAATATCAAAGATATGCCTGATAAATTTGATGCGTTTCGCGACGGTGATTATAAATATATTGACCGGTTTCCCTATAAAGATACAAGCAGCCATGAGGCAAAAGAAATCAGATAA